GCGTAATGAAGACCTTCAGCGCCATCTGCAGAGACATCTACCGTAAACCAGGACTCACCCAGCGCACGGTTGAGATAGGTTGACGTTTTTTCTTCATCTTCGACTAACAACAGACGCATAACGGGACTTCCTCTTAACTATCCAATCGGGATCATTCTGCTTCTTGATTGCCAACATAAAGCTGACGGCTACCTGACAGCGCTGTCAGAAATACTTCCCACCCGTTCTGTTCCTGACAAAAATGTTATTTCTCTGTCACTATGCTGACAGCCCTCTCTCCCTAATCTGAGCCTGCAAATTTGATTCCGCGAGCCTGAATAACCAGGCCGACACTCATCGGGAGAGACCATGAAATTCACGCTTATCAGTGCAATGCTACTCACGGCAATGGCTGTGGTGTCCTCAGTCAATGCGGCTGATTATAAAAAGAATCCATTCACACTCGTCTATGACGGTGCCATCACCGAGAACGTCAAAGGCAAGGTCAACATTCATCCCGTGAAATACGATCTGCATGGCATCCAGATTGCTGCGAATGTCTATACCCCTGCTAACTACGATCCCGCCAAAAAATACCCTGCTGTAGTGGTGGCACATCCTAATGGCGGCGTAAAAGAACAGGTCGCCGGGTTGTATGCTCAGCGTCTTGCCGAGCAGGGATACATCACGATTACCGCCGACGCGGCTTATCAGGGTGCCAGCGGCGGAATGCCTCGCAGCGTGGATAAACCCGCTAATCGCATTGAGGATATCCATGGCATGGCTGACTACATCAGCCAGTATCCTGGTGTAGATACCGCCCGCCTTGGTCTGCTGGGTATTTGCGGAGGCGGCGGGTATTCACTTGTTGCGGCTGAAACTGACAAGCGGTTCAAATCGATAGCAACCATCAGCATGTTTAATTCAGGCCTTGTGCGCCGCAACGGTATGCAGGATTCACAGCTGGATACTGTCCAGCAGCGTCTTCAGCAGGCTTCTGACGCACGGGCTCAGGAAGCCGCCGGAGGCGAAGTCCTATACTCCGGCGATGCCAACCTGACTGATGAACAGATTGCTAAATTACCTTTTGCCTTATATCGCCAGGGCTACGAGTACTACTGGAAAACCCATGCGCATCCGAACTCCACGTTTAAATACACCACCAGCAGTCTTCTGGATTTGATGAGCTTTGACGTAACGGACCATATCAATCTCATCAATAAACCGCTGCTGATGATTGCCGGTACAAAAGCCGATACGCTCTATATGACTGAAGATGCGTTCGCGAAAGCCACCGGGACGAAGGACAAAGAACTCTTCCTGATCGACGGCGCTACCCATATCGAGACGTACTGGGTACCAAAATACGTTGACCAGGCGATGCAACAGTTAGACGTCTTCTTCGATAAGAATATTTAACTAGCCTGCGATGACGCCCCAGCCGTACAGGCTGGGGTATGCCTGTCAGTTACAGCCACTTTCCGCTTGAATATTCACTCGATAGATCCAGATTAACGAAGTTGCGGTTAAAGATAATTACGCTATTTAAATAGGCGCTATGAGTTAAATTCATAAGCGTGGCGGAAATATAGTGGTCACTTTTTTATCTGAACGGTCAGTGCCATTACGGCGCTGGCTGCTGTAAACAACGCGATTATCCAGCCCATCGTCCAGGGTGTGCCATCACTGAACAGCGCGAGAAGAAGTGAAGAGATGATGCCGCTGCCGTATTGTAACGCGCCCATGAGCGCCGACGCGGAACCCGCCACATTAGGCACTGCATCTAATGCGCAGGCCGTGGATGTCGCCGCGATGATGCCATTCATAGAGAAGAACACGAACACAGCGCCGACAATCACGGTAATTCCACCTACGCCCAGGCCGGTGGTGACCGCCAGCACTATTGCCGCAAGAGTGGCGACGAATACGGCCTTCCTGAGCAACGCTTCCAGTGGGTAGCGGTGAACCAGACGTCTGTTGACCATGCTCACCGCCATCAGTCCAAAAATGTTTACTGCAAACAGCCAACCGTAATGCTGCGGATCAACGCCGAAGTAGGTGATGTAGACAAACGGAGATCCGGTGATAAAGGCATAGGCTGCAACGTAGTAGAACGTCAGGCAGAGGGTAAAACGCATATATTTGGCGTTGGTCAGTAATGCGTAATAGTTACTAAAGGCGCTGGATACGGACGCTTTCGAACGTTTTTCAGCAGGTAACGTCTCCGGTAACCAGAATAAAGACATCAGCATTAATGTGCCGATAATCGCCAGCAGCCAGAAAATGGCATGCCACGAGATGACTTTAATCATCTGCCCGCCGATCAGGGGCCCGGCAATCGGCGCGATGGCCATGATTATCATCAGTGTAGAAAGCATTTGTGCTGCACGAGTGCGGCTAAACAGGTCACGGATCATTGCTCGTGCCAACATCGGCCCGGTACAGGCACCTAACGCCTGAAAAACACGCCAGAAGACTATTTGAACGATATCTGTTGATAACGCACAGCCCACCGAGCCGATGATGAACAGCCCTAAACCGATAAACAGTGGCAGACGACGCCCATAACGATCGCTAATCGGCCCCCAAATCAGTTGCGCAATGCAGAAACCGATAAGGAACCCAGTGATTGTCAGCTCTGCATCACCCTGCAAATCTTTGGCCATCAAGGGCATAGCAGGAAGATAGATGTCGGTTGATAAAGAGGTAACAGCCATCAGGGCGCTGAGAATGAGTAGAAACGAGAGGCCAGTTTTTTTAGCTGTAGCCGACTGTGTTTGTACCTGTTGATTAAGCATGGTGATCCGTTGGACATGTAAAGATAAAGCATGTTAACGGGTTTGCGCTCGCTGATAATCACAGGTGGGAGGATAGGGACTATGAATGGCATTCATTAATGAAAGTTAATTTATCAGATAACGCTTTTATAGACAAAAGTAGCATCCCTTTTTATAAGGGATTTATTTTTAATCAAATGAATGAAGGTCTCTTAAGTCACCTGACCATAATACCAGCGTTCTCCCGTGAACCATTCATCACGATCGTCGCTTCCATAATATTCGAGTGTGATACCTATTTCCTGTACGTTATCTGGCAGAACGAGTCCCCATTCAGCAGCAAGACTACGATCTTTGATCAAAGCAGAAGCACCATTTTCAGAACGATCTTCAGTTATGAAGCCTTGATAATATTCTTCGGAGCGATAAAGACAGACCTCACTTGTAAACATATCTGGAAGACATACCATAGCGGTAATTCGAGGGCTGTAATTCATACTAGCAGTAGCCGTTATGAGGTTTGAACAAGCATTAATTAAAGCTTGTGCACAAGCTGCTTTGGTTTTAAGCGTGCTGTATTTTCCCTGAACGAGATTTATATCTACCGGAATTTTGAAATTCCAGTAATGCTCTTCTTCTGGAAAAATACTACGTTCAGGGCTATAAAAGTACCAGCCCAACGATTAAGAGCTTTTATGCGTCGGGTAATATTTCTGACTTTGGTTCTATGATCTCTGTTAAGTCGTCTACTCATAAATAATGTACCTATTAGCTGCTTAAACGGTTCACGTTTTGCCCCTATACAAGAGCATTCTATCCTAAGTTGTTCCGCTTATCGTTACGTCTGCAATATAACGCACCGCAATCGGCTTATGAGAATTTATGTCCGCTCTTTGCTCAAAGCAGTCCCGTCACATTCCCTTTGGCAGTAATGTCGCAAAAGCATAACCCAAGGCTTTATTTAAATAGCCTGTGAATTCGCCAGGATTTATCAGGTGGTTCATTAATTTTGCAGCCTGTCTTTCTTAACACTTCTATGGAGAAGGAAGACAGGCTGCCCAGCGACGTTAAAACTGCGGCTTGGTCGCGTTTTGCTGATCCATAAATTTTATTCTGGCGTTTTGCCAGGCAGGATCGATCAACGTCAGTTTTGTGCTGGCCACTTTCAGTTCGGCTGTACCCTGTTCGCATCCCATGCCTGTCCCGGGCAGGGGTTTTTCACACCATATAGGGTTCGTATCAGGGGCGGAAACCGGGCCATATTTTGCCAGCGCGGCTTCCTTCATTGACGCTGCATTATCGCTCGTCCAGGGGATCTCATAGGAGATCAAGGCTGCAGCCATCGGGTTGCTTTTGTCGTAAGGGACGCGAGGTTCGAAACTCACCTGCATCCGGGTACCGTTGTTCTCATAGACCAGATACATAACCTGCGGGCTCCCGGTAATCTTGGTTGCCACCTGGTATGTCGCAGACTTAGAGGCTTCGATTTTGTCGGCTGAGACACCAAAATTTTTCTGCATCGCTGCTCGGGCTTGTTCAACGCTCATCCCGGTCTTCACGCCGCCGACATCAAAGGATTTTACATCAACAGCATGCACCGGCTGCGCGGCGCTGGCGGGGGAGACGATACAAGGTAAAGCCATAAGAATGGCAGGGGGCAATGCGAAGAGAGTTTTTTTCATCTACTTTCCTGTAGGGGTTAGTTAAGTGCGATTTCCATTTTCAGCTTCAAGTGTGTGGTAACCCGTCCACACGATGAAACAGTGTTAAATAATTTAACATGCACTCAGGAAACCAGGCGTAAAATCAGCCCAACCCCTTAATTTTGATAGGTTCTTCCTGATGCAAACGCGCCGCCGCCACGTCCGCCACCACCGACAGCGCCAGGGTGTTCGCATCCCGTGCCTGAGGGAAAATCCCAATCGGCGCCTTGATGCGCGCGATATCCGCCTCTTCCCAGCCCAGTTCAAGCAGCTTCTCGACCCGCCGCTGGTGGGTGCGACGGCTGCCGAGGGCACCGATATAAAAAGGTGCTGCCGTCAGGGCGGCCTCCAGCACCGGCAGCTCCTTATGCCCATCGTGCCAGAGCAAAATCACCGCCGTGTCGGCATCCATCGGTTCAACCCTGCGCGGGTTGCACTGAACCTCATACCCCGCCGCCTGGGCCACGCGTGCGGTGGCCTGCGCCTCCACTGAGCCCCCGTAAATCAGTATCCGCACACTGGGGCGATAGCTCTGCTCAAAAACATCATCATTCCAGCCTGTCCGGGTTGTCCCGGGCACTGAGTGCAACGACTGCGACGGGGCGTGATAGCGCAATCCCACCGGTTTACGCTGCGCCAGGCTGTTCAATACCGCCAGTAGCGGCTGCACCGAGCGCAGTTTATGAATGTTCAGCGTAATCCCGCCGCCGCAGGGCAGCACGATGTCGAACCACGGCGATCCCTCGCCGTACTTCACCTGACGGTCTTTGCCGCTGGCGAGGGTCTCCAGCGCCTCGTAAGCGGCAGCGGACTCCACGCAGCCGCCGGAGACATAGCCGCAATATAAGCCGTCCTCGCGAACGGCCATCTGCGCCCCCAGCGGCCTGGCGGCACCGCCGCGGATCTCCACCAGGGTCACCAGCGCCACCGCCATGCCTGCGTTTAACCCCTCCGCCGCGAAGCGCAGCACCGCCACGCTGTCGTCGGTGGCAAAGGCCTGTTCGGGGATAACTTGTTCTGTCAGCGCAGCGTGTTGCAGCATCCTCTCTCCTTACACCACATCGGGTAGCGCTTCGATCAGCTTGTCCAGGGTGATGGGATACTCCCGTACCCGCACGCCCGTGGCGTTATATACCGCATTGGCGATAGCCGCGCCCACGCCGCACAGCCCCAGTTCGCCCACCCCTTTGGCCTTCATGGGCGAGGAGATCGGGTCGGTGTCGTCGAGGAAAATGACCTTCTGCTCGGGGACATCGGCATGCACCGGCACTTCATACCCCGCCATGTCGTGATTGACGAAGTACCCCAGCCGGGTATCGACGGCCAGCTCCTCCATCAGCGCCGCGCCGAGCCCCATGGTCATCGCGCCAATCACCTGGCTGCGGGCGGTTTTCGGGTTAAGAATGCGGCCAGCCGCGCACACCGCCAGCATGCGCCGGACCCGCACTTCCCCCGTCGCCACGTCCACGGCCACCTCGATAAAGTGCCCGGCAAAGGTCGACTGCTGGTACTGCTTGTCCAGATCGCCAAACTCGATACTGTCTTCGGCGGTCAGCGTGCCGTTGGCGGCGGCCTCGCGAATCTCCGCGCTGCGCGTATCCTGGGCGATCTTACCGTCGCTAAATTGCGCCTGAGCGGGATCGAAACCGAGTTTCGTGGCGATGGTTTCACGCAGCTTTACGCAGGCGGCGTAAACCCCCGAGGTGGAGGTATTCGCCCCCCACTGTCCGCCTGAACCGGCCGACACCGGGAAGCTCGAATCCCCGAGGTGCACCGTCACGTTTTCCAGCGGCACGCCCAGCATTTCCGCCGCCGTCTGGGCAATGATGGTGTAACTCCCGGTGCCGATGTCCGTCATGTCGGTTTCTACCGTCACCTTTCCGTCGGCGTCCAGATGCACCCGGGCGGCGGATTTTTCTAACAGGTTATTGCGAAAACCGGCCGCCATGCCGATGCCCACCAGCCATCGCCCGTCGCGGACCTGGCCTGGCGTCGCGTTGCGCTGCTTCCAGCCGAACTCCTCGGCCCCGGTACGCAGGCACTCAATCAGCTGACGACGGGAGAAGGGACGGCTGGGATCCGCCGGATCGACCTGCGTGTCATTGAGGATGCGAAACTCAACCGGATCGACGCCCGCTTTTTCTGCCATCTCGTCGATGGCAATCTCCAGCGCCATCAGGCCCGGCGCTTCACCAGGGGCGCGCATGGCGTTGCCCTCGGGCAGATCCAGTTTTGCCAGCCGCAGGCCGGTATGACGATTTTCACCCGCGTAGAGCAGTTCGGTCTGCTGCACCGCCGTCTCCGGCGTGCCGCCGGGCAGATTGCCGGACCAGCTGTCATGGGCGATGGCGGTGATTTTCCCCGCCTTGTCAGTACCGATGCGAATGTGCTGAATGGTCGCCGGACGGTGAGTGGTGTTGTTAGGGATCGTCGGGCGCGCCAGCATCACCTTAACCGGACGCTTCACGGCCCGGGCCGCCAGCGCGGCCAGCAGGGCATCGCTTCGCAGGAACAGCTTGCCGCCAAAGCCCCCGCCGATATAGGGGGAGATGATGCGCACGTTCTCCTCGGGGATCTTCAGCGTCGCCGCCAGGTCGGTGCGACACCATGCCACCATCTGATTGGAGGTCCAGAGCGTCACCTTATCGCCGTCCCAGACGGCCATAGAGGCGTGCGGCTCCATCGCCATATGGCTCTGATCGGGGGTGGTATAGGTAACGTCTAACTTCACCTCGGCGGCGCTAAAGGCGGCGTCAAAATCCCCGACGTTTTTGTCCGGGGTCTTCTCTGGCGGCTGGCTGACGGCGGGTTTTTCCTCCGCCAGCGAGTACGCGCCCTGATCACGCCGGTACTGAACCTGCACCAGCGACGCCGCCGCCCGGGCCTGCTCAAAGGTCTCGGCCACCACCAGCGCAACGGCCTGATGGTAGTGCTCGATCTTTGGCCCACCCAACAGTGTGGCCGCGTTGCGCTCACCTTTGCCGAGCGCGCCCGCGCTGCTGGCGGTGATCACCGTCAGCACGCCCGGCGCCTTTTTCGCGGCCTGGGTGTCGATGGTGGCGATCTCGCCTTTCGCGATGGCCGAGCCGACCACGTAGCCATAGGCCGCGTTGGGCGCGGTATCGTGCCATTCGTAGGCATAGTGCGCCTTGCCGGTGGTTTTTAACGGGCCGTCGATACGGTCATGAGGCTGTCCAACCACCTTCAACCGATCGATCGGGTTTTCCCCTGCCGGTTTCTCAAATTTCATACCTGAGCCCTCGCTTCTGTCAGCACGGAGGCAAGCGTTCGCTTCGCCAGGGTAAGTTTGAATCTGTTTTCAGGCGTCGGATGCGCGTCGGCAAACAACGCGTCATACACCGCCTGCGCCCCCTGCGCGACCTGCGCATCGGCCTGCGCCACCCGCCAGGGTTTATGCGCCACGCCGCCCATCGCGACGCGACCGGTTCCGTCCGGCTGGACAATCGCCGCCACCGACACCAGCGCGAAGGCGTAGGAGGCGCGATCGCGGACCTTACGGTAAATGTGCTGCCCAGCCACCGGCGGCGGCAGACTGACGGCGGTAATCAACTCGCCGGACGTCAGGACGGTCTCGATATGGGGCGTTTTCCCCGGAGCGCGATAAAAGTCGGCGATTGGAATGTTGCGCGCTTTTCCGTCCGCGTTGATGGTTTCCACCACCGCGTCCAGCAGCCGCATCGCCACGGGCATGTCGCCAGGATGGGTGGCGATACAGGCTTCGCTGCTTGCTACCACCGCATGCTGGCGGCTAAACCCTTCCAGCGCCGCGCAGCCGCTGCCGGGAAGACGCTTATTGCAGGGCTGGTTAGTGTCGTAAAAGTAGGGGCAGCGGGTGCGCTGGAGAAGATTGCCCGCCGTGGTGGCCTGGTTGCGCAGCTGTCCGGAGGCCCCGGCCAGCAGCGCCCGGGAGAGCACGGCATAGTCACGGCGCACGCGCTCATCGGCGGCCAGATCGGTATTACGCACCAGGGCACCGATGCGCAGCCCGCCCTCGTCGGTAGCGTCAATCTTATCCAGCCCCAGGCCGTTCACGTCGATCAGATGGGTGGGGGTCTCAATTTCCAGCTTCATCAGATCCAGCAGATTAGTGCCGCCAGCGATAAATTTCGCGCCAGGGGTGCGCCGGGCGCTGGCCGCCGCCTCGGCCGGGGTTTGTACCCGTTCATAGGTGAAGGCTTTCATGATTTCTTCCCTCCGGCGACGTCTTCAATGGCGGCGAGGATGTTGGCGTACGCGCCGCAGCGGCAGATGTTGCCGCTCATGCGCTCGCGGATCTCCTGGGCGCTCATTTCGGGAGGGGAGACCAGATCGAGGGTCACATGGCTGGGGATGCCCGCTTCAATCTCTTTCAGCACCGCCACCGAGGAGCAGATTTGCCCCGGCGTGCAGTAGCCGCACTGATAACCATCGTGTTCGACAAACGCCGCCTGCATCGGATGCAGATTGTCCGGCGTGCCCAGCCCCTCGATGGTGGTGATATCGGCGTTCTGGTGCATCACGGCCAGGGTGAGACAGGAATTGATCCTGCGCCCGTCAACGATAACGGTGCAGGCGCCGCACTGCCCGTGGTCGCAGCCTTTTTTGGTGCCGGTCAGGTGCAGGTTCTCGCGCAGGGCATCCAGCAGGGTGGTGCGGGTATCCACCTCCAGCTGCTGCTGCTCGCCGTTGACGCGAAACGTCACCGGCATCATCTCCGGCGCGGGCGTGACGGCGGGTTGACCCTCGGCCAGCGCGCCACAAGGGTAAACCGCCGCGGTTGCCGCCGCTGCGGCGCTGACTTTTATCAGATCCCGACGGGACAGGCTGAAGTCGTGTGATCGTCCATCATCAGGGTATTCGCCTTGGTTGCTCATGCCAGGCCTCCGGTATTTAAGGGGATAAAAGTGAAAGAGGGTGCGACTGTGTCGTCTGTTTTTTAAACGTTAAGCATAGTCGGCGATGTGAGCAGGATTATTCTTAAATCGTGGATGCCATGCGCCAGAAGGAATTATCAGGCGCATGGCCGGTGAGCGGTTACCAGTATCTCGTCCAGGTCTGGCGAACCCGGGTCAGCAGCTCGAGGTAGTAATAATCACCCCAGCTACAGCACTCATCCACGCCAATACCGGCGGGCATGTGATAAACCGAATGCTTCAGCAATCCTTCACACGGATCCTCGTCATCCGCCAGATAGTTCTCCGTAAGCGACTGGACGATCCGCAGCGCCATCTCCTCATAATGGGCCCGATGTTCATCCAGCACCGGCAGCGCGTTAACCAGCTCAAGCAGGCCGCAGGCGGCGATAGCTGCCGCCGAACTGTCGCGCACGGCATCGGTGCCCAGCAGGGCCAGATCCCAGTGGCAGACATCATCTTCCGGCAGACGATTGATAAAGTAGTGCGCCAGGCTGCGGGTCAGGTCTACCAGAGGCTTATCGCCGGTGTAGAGATAGCTGAGCATAAACCCATAGATGGCCCATGCCTGGCCGCGGGACCAGCATGACGTATCGCTATGGCCCTGATGGGTATCACCAAAACGCGGCTCGCCGGTCGTCACGTCCATGTAAAATGTGTGGAAGGTCGAGGCATCCGGGCGGACGATGTATTTTGCCGCCTGCTGCGCATGAGCCGCTGCGGCTTCGGCGTAGCGCGCATCGCCGGTCTGCTCGCTGGCCCAGTACAGAAGCGGCAGGTTCATATTGCAGTCAATGATCATCCGTCCCTGCTGCGCCGGATCGTTCAGGTTGCCCCAGGCCTGGATGATCCCGGCGACGGGGTGGTAGCGCTCCATCAGAATATCAGCCGCCTGGAGCGCGACCCGGCGGGCGGTCTCATTCCCCGTTAAGCGCCAGGCGTTAACGCAGGAGAGGGAGTAGAGAAACCCCAGATCGTGGGTGGCCGTTTCAATGCGCTGCGCCAGTCGCGAGGCGAAAGAGGGCAGATAGCGCTCCGCCGCCTGGCGGTATTTATCCTCCCCGGTCAACTCCCAGGCTAGCCACAGCTGACCGGTCCAGAAGCTGGTGGTCCATTGCGTATTGTCTGAAGGGGTCCATTTTCCCCCTTCGCAGGCTTCGTTAGGGAATTTATCTCCCATCAGGGCCATCGTTTTGTCCAGCTTAGGCGTGATGCGGGTTATCGCCTCATCCAGCTTGCGGCGCAGCTGCAGGCGATCGACCTGATGCAGTTCCACAGGGCGCAGTGACTCGGTCACGACATTTGCAGTGACAGCAGAACGAATCATATTTTGTCCTCAGATTAGTGTTTTACCGGCTCGACCGGGGTAGGTTTCAGTTCAGGGGAAAAGGTGTCGGTCAGGCCACGTTGAGACGTGCAGGGCGAAAGGGTAAAGGCGGAGATCAGGGTAAACAGCAGGGCGCAGCCGCCCATCATCAGGTAGGTGTGCTCAAAGCCGATTGTCTCATACAGGTAGCCCGCAGGCGGTGCCACCACCACGGAGCCGACGTAGACCATCGCCTGATAGCCCAGCAGATACATGGTGGCATTCACTTTTTTATGGAAATGCTCGGCGATGTATTTGAAAACCGAAATCAGCAGCAGGGCAATTTCCACGCCATACAGCGGCTTGATAATCGAGATCATCAGCGGATCGGAGGTCAGCCCCGAGGCAATCAGGCGTATTCCCACCACCAGGCCGCACAGCAACAGCCCTTTTTTGGCGCCGTAATGGTTCACCAGCGCGGGGATAAACATCATCATCAGGAATTCGATCCCGGCCTGCAGGGTACCCAGATAGCCGTACCACGCATTGCCCTGCTGTTTCGTTTCGAAAAAGGAGACGAAGTAACGCGGGAACTGCTGCTCGGCGACAAACATCATCCACGCCACCCCGGCCACATAGAGGCTGAACATCCAGAACTTCTGGTACTTCAGGAGCGAAATCACATCGGCAAAGACAATGCGGTTGTCGGCAATGACGTTGTTATTACGCAGCTGTTCGTCGCCAATTTTAAGGCTCATCAGCACCAGCAGCATCACCACGGAGGTCCCGCTGCTGACAAGAAAGTTCGCCAGCGGGGTGATGTTAAACAGCACGCCGGAGACCGACGCTGCCAGCGCCCAGCCTAATGATCCCCACATGCGGAACCGGCCAAACTCCAGGCTATACAGACGACTAAAGCGATCGGCGTAGGATTCCGCGGCCGCGACACCGGCATACCAGCCGAGGCTCAGCCAGAACGCGCCGACGATAATGCCGATGGTGGTATGGGTTAACAGCAGCGGCTGGTAGACCGTGACAAAAAACGGTGCCATCAGGGCCGAGATGGCGCAGACAAAATAGAGCAACCACTTGCTCATGCCTATTTTATCCATGATGTAGCCGTAAACCGGTTTAAGGATCACCGCAAAGGCACCGTTAATCGCAAATACGCTGCCAATGGTGATGCTGTCTAATCCCACTTTCTGGCTCAGCCATAAGGCATATAAACCAAAGCTCGATGACCAGGTAAAAAAATAGAGAAAAATAAAACCACTCATTTTTATTTGTGCGGTACGAACGGATGAGGATAGCGTCATCATTATCTCTCCTGATTACTCATTTATTTTATTGCGTGTGGCGGGCACACGGTGAGCGAATCCTGGTGGATTTTCCGCTTTTCTCCGAGTGAGCCACTTCACAAAAACTATCCGTTATTTAAATAAAGTTGGATTTAAGCCCGTACACGGCAATATTTTATAAATCATGGCCTAAAAACTTAATTCTGTTGCTGTGAGGAAAAATGCAGGAACGACAATTAATGGAGCGCATCGCGCTAAATGACGACGTCATGGCGCTCTATCGTCCGCGCGGCTCCAGCGCCATGTATTACCACTGGCACCAGTGCGTTGAGTTTCTGTATGTCTCAGAAGGCTACGGCATTGTGGTGGTCGATAACCGCCATTACACCGCGCGGCCCGGACGGCTGTTTATCTTTCCGCCTTTCCGGCTGCACAAGGTGCACGTCGAAGCGAGCGACAGTAATCGCTACTACCGCACCACCATGCATATTGAGCAATCGTCGGTGATTGCTGCCCTGCGGGATTTCCCCCGCCATCAGGCGCAGTTTGCCGCCCTGGCCGACAGCAACGTGCCTGCGCAGGTGTACGATCTCAGCGAACACGCCCAGATGATGGGGTGCATTCTGGATCGGTATTGCGGGCAGGGCAGCGGCAATCAAACGGAAGCCAGCGAGGTGGCGTTTCTGGTGATGCAGATAATGGCCTTTCTGCCCGCACAGCCGCAGACGCCCGTTCAGCAACAACATTCCGTGGCGGCGCAGATCATGCAGTGGGTGGAGGATCATTATCAGGAGAAGTTTTCCCTGGACGATCTGGCCAGCGCTATCGGCCTGTCGCGCAGCTACACGTCGCGGATCTTCCGTCAACAAACCGGCGGCAGCATTCACGAATACCTGCTCACCCGGCGCATCAAGAAAAGCTGTGATTTATTGCGAATGTCGCCGTTAAGCATCAACGGGATTGCCGAAAAGGTGGGGTTTACCGAGATGACGTATTTCATTACCTGCTTCAAAAAGCGGATTGGGCAGACGCCATTACAGTACCGCAAGCAGCATCTGGCTCCGGATGCACGTCAGGAGCACGATGAGGCATGACCGCCATGGTAAATCCCCTCAGGATCCGTAAAGTTTATCGACCATCTTCAAAAATTTTTTTACTTTCAAAACTGCTTTTTAATTTGATTTATGGAGCGTAATATCCACACCAGTTATGTTGATTAGGATAATTCTCAAGGATGAGCCGCTCAAATACCCTTTTTATCGACGGACATAAAGCCCTGGTGACCTACGATCCGGTGATTGATATGTTCCGTGGTGTGTTTCTGAATACCAGAAGTGAAGCGCGCTTTATGGCGCGAGATGTGCAGGAGCTGAAGATCGCCGCCCGGGATGCGCTGGACAGCTATCTCAACACCTGCAATAT
This DNA window, taken from Leclercia adecarboxylata, encodes the following:
- a CDS encoding alpha/beta hydrolase, giving the protein MKFTLISAMLLTAMAVVSSVNAADYKKNPFTLVYDGAITENVKGKVNIHPVKYDLHGIQIAANVYTPANYDPAKKYPAVVVAHPNGGVKEQVAGLYAQRLAEQGYITITADAAYQGASGGMPRSVDKPANRIEDIHGMADYISQYPGVDTARLGLLGICGGGGYSLVAAETDKRFKSIATISMFNSGLVRRNGMQDSQLDTVQQRLQQASDARAQEAAGGEVLYSGDANLTDEQIAKLPFALYRQGYEYYWKTHAHPNSTFKYTTSSLLDLMSFDVTDHINLINKPLLMIAGTKADTLYMTEDAFAKATGTKDKELFLIDGATHIETYWVPKYVDQAMQQLDVFFDKNI
- a CDS encoding multidrug effflux MFS transporter → MLNQQVQTQSATAKKTGLSFLLILSALMAVTSLSTDIYLPAMPLMAKDLQGDAELTITGFLIGFCIAQLIWGPISDRYGRRLPLFIGLGLFIIGSVGCALSTDIVQIVFWRVFQALGACTGPMLARAMIRDLFSRTRAAQMLSTLMIIMAIAPIAGPLIGGQMIKVISWHAIFWLLAIIGTLMLMSLFWLPETLPAEKRSKASVSSAFSNYYALLTNAKYMRFTLCLTFYYVAAYAFITGSPFVYITYFGVDPQHYGWLFAVNIFGLMAVSMVNRRLVHRYPLEALLRKAVFVATLAAIVLAVTTGLGVGGITVIVGAVFVFFSMNGIIAATSTACALDAVPNVAGSASALMGALQYGSGIISSLLLALFSDGTPWTMGWIIALFTAASAVMALTVQIKK
- a CDS encoding DUF3916 domain-containing protein — translated: MGWYFYSPERSIFPEEEHYWNFKIPVDINLVQGKYSTLKTKAACAQALINACSNLITATASMNYSPRITAMVCLPDMFTSEVCLYRSEEYYQGFITEDRSENGASALIKDRSLAAEWGLVLPDNVQEIGITLEYYGSDDRDEWFTGERWYYGQVT
- a CDS encoding XdhC family protein, with the translated sequence MLQHAALTEQVIPEQAFATDDSVAVLRFAAEGLNAGMAVALVTLVEIRGGAARPLGAQMAVREDGLYCGYVSGGCVESAAAYEALETLASGKDRQVKYGEGSPWFDIVLPCGGGITLNIHKLRSVQPLLAVLNSLAQRKPVGLRYHAPSQSLHSVPGTTRTGWNDDVFEQSYRPSVRILIYGGSVEAQATARVAQAAGYEVQCNPRRVEPMDADTAVILLWHDGHKELPVLEAALTAAPFYIGALGSRRTHQRRVEKLLELGWEEADIARIKAPIGIFPQARDANTLALSVVADVAAARLHQEEPIKIKGLG
- the paoC gene encoding aldehyde oxidoreductase molybdenum-binding subunit PaoC — encoded protein: MKFEKPAGENPIDRLKVVGQPHDRIDGPLKTTGKAHYAYEWHDTAPNAAYGYVVGSAIAKGEIATIDTQAAKKAPGVLTVITASSAGALGKGERNAATLLGGPKIEHYHQAVALVVAETFEQARAAASLVQVQYRRDQGAYSLAEEKPAVSQPPEKTPDKNVGDFDAAFSAAEVKLDVTYTTPDQSHMAMEPHASMAVWDGDKVTLWTSNQMVAWCRTDLAATLKIPEENVRIISPYIGGGFGGKLFLRSDALLAALAARAVKRPVKVMLARPTIPNNTTHRPATIQHIRIGTDKAGKITAIAHDSWSGNLPGGTPETAVQQTELLYAGENRHTGLRLAKLDLPEGNAMRAPGEAPGLMALEIAIDEMAEKAGVDPVEFRILNDTQVDPADPSRPFSRRQLIECLRTGAEEFGWKQRNATPGQVRDGRWLVGIGMAAGFRNNLLEKSAARVHLDADGKVTVETDMTDIGTGSYTIIAQTAAEMLGVPLENVTVHLGDSSFPVSAGSGGQWGANTSTSGVYAACVKLRETIATKLGFDPAQAQFSDGKIAQDTRSAEIREAAANGTLTAEDSIEFGDLDKQYQQSTFAGHFIEVAVDVATGEVRVRRMLAVCAAGRILNPKTARSQVIGAMTMGLGAALMEELAVDTRLGYFVNHDMAGYEVPVHADVPEQKVIFLDDTDPISSPMKAKGVGELGLCGVGAAIANAVYNATGVRVREYPITLDKLIEALPDVV
- a CDS encoding FAD binding domain-containing protein; this encodes MKAFTYERVQTPAEAAASARRTPGAKFIAGGTNLLDLMKLEIETPTHLIDVNGLGLDKIDATDEGGLRIGALVRNTDLAADERVRRDYAVLSRALLAGASGQLRNQATTAGNLLQRTRCPYFYDTNQPCNKRLPGSGCAALEGFSRQHAVVASSEACIATHPGDMPVAMRLLDAVVETINADGKARNIPIADFYRAPGKTPHIETVLTSGELITAVSLPPPVAGQHIYRKVRDRASYAFALVSVAAIVQPDGTGRVAMGGVAHKPWRVAQADAQVAQGAQAVYDALFADAHPTPENRFKLTLAKRTLASVLTEARAQV